One Thalassotalea hakodatensis DNA segment encodes these proteins:
- a CDS encoding YraN family protein has translation MFWNKKSSDNSHNTSGQHWESKALAYLEKQQLTLVTANFHSRQGEIDLIMKEGDCIVFVEVKYRKNKAFGGAISAVSISKQEKIRRTAAFFLQQQGLNAYNTACRFDIIAIEGGNIPEFIWLKNAF, from the coding sequence TTGTTTTGGAATAAAAAGTCGTCTGACAATTCACATAATACTTCAGGGCAGCACTGGGAGTCCAAAGCACTCGCGTACTTAGAGAAACAGCAACTTACATTGGTCACAGCCAACTTTCACAGTCGCCAAGGTGAAATTGACCTAATTATGAAAGAAGGTGACTGCATAGTTTTTGTTGAAGTTAAATACCGTAAAAACAAAGCGTTTGGCGGCGCTATTTCCGCGGTTAGCATCAGCAAGCAAGAAAAAATTCGTAGAACAGCCGCATTTTTTCTGCAACAACAAGGACTAAATGCTTATAATACCGCATGTCGATTTGATATCATCGCCATCGAAGGCGGTAACATTCCCGAATTTATTTGGCTGAAAAATGCCTTTTGA
- a CDS encoding phosphoheptose isomerase, producing the protein MLERIKSNFTESIQTKIAASEALAGPIEQASLIMVQSLLGGHKILSCGNGGSAGDAQHFSAELLNRYETERPSLPAIALTTDSSTITSIANDYHYDEVFSKQLRALGNAGDVLLAISTSGNSRNVIKAIEAAVARDMPIIALTGKDGGDIAGLLGENDVEIRVPSSRTARIQEVHLVVIHCLCDIIDSTLFPQSEE; encoded by the coding sequence ATGTTAGAGCGCATAAAAAGTAACTTTACAGAAAGTATTCAAACAAAAATTGCGGCAAGTGAAGCGCTTGCAGGGCCTATTGAACAAGCATCGTTAATTATGGTGCAGTCTCTATTAGGTGGCCATAAAATATTATCTTGTGGTAATGGTGGCTCTGCTGGAGATGCTCAACATTTCTCTGCTGAATTACTTAACAGGTATGAAACTGAACGCCCTAGTCTACCGGCTATAGCCCTAACAACTGACAGTTCGACCATTACATCAATTGCGAATGACTACCACTACGATGAGGTGTTTTCAAAACAATTACGCGCACTTGGAAATGCCGGTGATGTCTTGCTTGCCATTTCAACTAGCGGTAACTCGCGTAATGTCATTAAAGCCATTGAAGCTGCGGTAGCACGTGATATGCCAATTATCGCGTTAACAGGTAAAGACGGCGGAGATATCGCGGGTTTATTGGGTGAAAACGATGTTGAAATTCGCGTTCCCTCATCACGTACAGCGAGGATCCAAGAAGTACACCTAGTGGTTATTCATTGTTTATGCGATATTATCGATTCAACATTATTTCCTCAAAGTGAAGAATAA
- a CDS encoding BON domain-containing protein: MKAKNGLLLLATISILQGCVAAAVVGVVGGASVVTDNRSIGNQIDDQKIEIAAHAKLAKVAGISDNTNLQVISVNGKVLIVGQAMNTYLKNLAIKTVNQVKGVEYIHDQIRIGNTTSLSTRSNDVWLTSKVKTALFKQDDFDANNVKVVTENGEVFLMGLVTNRLANSAVEIARRVGGVNRVFKMFEIIES, translated from the coding sequence ATGAAAGCAAAAAATGGATTATTGCTACTTGCCACCATTTCAATCCTACAAGGTTGCGTTGCCGCGGCTGTGGTAGGGGTTGTCGGCGGCGCTAGCGTTGTTACTGACAATCGCTCTATTGGTAATCAAATTGATGATCAAAAAATTGAAATTGCTGCACACGCTAAGCTCGCTAAAGTAGCAGGAATTTCAGACAACACTAACTTACAAGTTATCAGTGTAAACGGTAAAGTGTTGATAGTAGGGCAAGCGATGAATACGTATTTAAAAAACCTTGCAATTAAAACGGTTAATCAAGTGAAAGGTGTCGAATATATTCATGATCAAATACGCATTGGCAATACAACTTCTCTTTCAACGCGCAGCAATGATGTTTGGTTAACGTCTAAGGTAAAAACCGCATTATTCAAGCAAGATGATTTTGACGCCAACAATGTAAAAGTGGTTACCGAAAATGGTGAAGTTTTTCTCATGGGTCTTGTTACTAATCGTCTAGCCAATAGCGCTGTTGAGATTGCCCGTCGTGTGGGTGGTGTTAATCGTGTTTTCAAAATGTTTGAGATTATTGAGAGCTAA
- a CDS encoding ClpXP protease specificity-enhancing factor, which translates to MTSSKPYIVRAFYDWICDNDLTPYIAVDVNVYGVLVPMAFVNDGQIILNVAPGAVGSISLEGESIEFTARFSGKLEHLTVPYGAISAIYAKENGAGTSLAIEHPVEEDELSLSPVSAVDNSSDDEPDPTPPSKPRGRASLKVVK; encoded by the coding sequence ATGACATCATCAAAGCCCTACATCGTTAGGGCTTTTTATGATTGGATTTGTGACAATGACCTAACACCATACATTGCCGTAGATGTAAATGTATACGGTGTGTTAGTGCCTATGGCTTTTGTAAACGATGGGCAAATTATTTTAAATGTTGCCCCTGGTGCTGTTGGTTCAATTTCTTTGGAAGGTGAAAGTATTGAGTTCACTGCAAGATTTTCTGGTAAATTAGAGCACCTAACAGTGCCATATGGTGCTATTTCAGCTATCTATGCCAAAGAAAATGGTGCAGGTACTTCATTAGCGATAGAGCATCCTGTTGAAGAAGATGAATTGTCACTCTCTCCCGTTAGCGCGGTTGACAACAGCAGTGATGATGAACCCGATCCAACGCCCCCGAGTAAACCTCGTGGTAGAGCGAGTTTAAAAGTTGTTAAATAA
- the sspA gene encoding stringent starvation protein SspA, giving the protein MAVAANKRSVMNLYSHADDMYSHQTRIVLAEKGVGVDIHLVDMANLPEDLLDLNPYGTVPTLIDRELALYEASIIIEYLDERFPHPPLMPVYPVSRGRSRLMMHRIEQDWYSLARIIMNGSAGEAEKARKELAESLLSIAPILNEAPYFMSEEFSLVDCYLAPLLWRLPVFGIELEGAGSKELKTYMLRVFERESFQASLTEVERELRFGTAV; this is encoded by the coding sequence ATGGCCGTTGCTGCAAACAAACGCTCTGTCATGAACTTATATTCACATGCGGATGATATGTATAGTCATCAAACACGTATTGTGTTGGCAGAAAAAGGCGTTGGTGTAGATATCCACTTAGTTGATATGGCGAATTTGCCTGAGGATTTATTAGACTTAAATCCTTATGGAACTGTGCCTACATTAATTGATCGTGAACTAGCGCTTTACGAAGCGTCAATTATTATCGAATACTTAGACGAGCGTTTTCCTCATCCACCATTGATGCCTGTTTATCCAGTATCACGTGGCCGTAGTCGCTTAATGATGCACAGAATTGAACAAGATTGGTATAGCTTAGCGCGTATCATCATGAATGGTAGTGCAGGTGAAGCAGAGAAAGCACGTAAAGAATTAGCAGAAAGCTTATTAAGCATCGCACCCATTTTAAATGAAGCTCCTTATTTTATGAGTGAAGAGTTTAGTTTGGTTGATTGTTACTTAGCTCCGCTATTATGGCGCTTACCTGTTTTCGGTATCGAATTAGAAGGTGCAGGTTCGAAAGAGCTAAAAACATACATGTTACGTGTATTTGAACGTGAATCGTTCCAAGCTTCTTTAACAGAAGTTGAAAGAGAACTTCGCTTTGGTACTGCAGTTTAA
- a CDS encoding cytochrome c1, giving the protein MKKLIVTLLACVPFFALAAGGSMPLDKANNDLADKESLKRGFESYLQYCLGCHQLKYQRYNRTFRDLGISEAEGKEKYMPTGEKPGDHITNTMPAKDAGAWFGTAPPDLTLEARFRSPDYIYTYLRSFYVDAERPFGVNNKIFKDVGMPHVLQNLQGVQTLDENGELTPAVGGTMSPEEYDEFVRDLTNFLEYVGEPNKLERKQLGYYVIGFLFILLVFSYLLKKEYWRDVH; this is encoded by the coding sequence ATGAAAAAGTTAATTGTAACACTATTAGCATGCGTCCCTTTCTTTGCACTTGCTGCTGGGGGCTCTATGCCACTTGATAAAGCAAATAATGATTTAGCAGATAAAGAATCATTAAAGCGTGGCTTCGAATCTTATTTACAATATTGTTTAGGTTGCCATCAGCTAAAATATCAACGCTATAACCGAACGTTCCGTGATCTGGGAATAAGTGAAGCTGAGGGTAAAGAAAAATATATGCCTACAGGTGAAAAACCAGGTGATCACATTACCAATACTATGCCAGCTAAAGACGCTGGTGCATGGTTTGGTACTGCGCCGCCAGATTTAACCCTGGAAGCTCGCTTTAGAAGCCCAGATTATATTTATACTTATTTACGTTCATTTTACGTAGATGCGGAACGTCCGTTCGGTGTAAATAATAAAATCTTTAAAGATGTCGGTATGCCACATGTATTACAAAATTTACAAGGTGTACAAACACTTGATGAAAACGGCGAGTTAACACCTGCTGTGGGTGGCACTATGTCACCAGAAGAATACGATGAGTTCGTTCGCGATCTAACTAATTTCTTAGAATATGTTGGTGAGCCGAACAAGCTTGAACGTAAACAATTAGGTTATTACGTGATCGGGTTCTTATTTATCCTGTTAGTATTTTCTTACTTATTGAAGAAAGAATACTGGAGAGATGTTCATTAA
- a CDS encoding cytochrome b, with product MENFMAWIEKRLPFMDAMNKHAIQYPAPKNFNFWYVFGILATVVLVNQILTGIWLTMNYEPSGAGAFASIEYIMRDVDYGWLLRYMHSTGASAFFIVVYLHMFRGLMYGSYQKPRELLWIFGMLIFLVLMAEAFMGYLLPWGNMSYWGAQVIISLFGAIPLVGEELTIWIKGDYVISGATLNRFFALHVIALPLVLCVLVFLHIIALHEVGSNNPDGTDIKKPKGSVPEEEQSKFTFHKQYTKKYDIVDAIPFHPYYTVKDLVAVIIFLIGFSWVMFFAPEGGGYFIEAPNFEPANGLKTPEHIVPVWYFGPFFTILRVVPDKLFGMITMFAAIGMLFALPWFDRGTVKSIRYRSKAHLLNLTQFAISFIVLGILGTMPATDLANLIGRIASLGYFGFFILLWFYSKNEKTKPVPERVTG from the coding sequence ATGGAAAACTTTATGGCTTGGATTGAAAAGCGTCTTCCGTTTATGGATGCCATGAACAAGCATGCTATTCAATATCCTGCACCGAAAAACTTCAATTTTTGGTATGTATTCGGGATTTTAGCGACGGTTGTTTTAGTGAACCAAATACTGACAGGTATTTGGTTGACAATGAACTACGAACCTTCTGGCGCTGGTGCTTTTGCTTCTATCGAATATATTATGCGTGATGTCGATTACGGTTGGTTATTGCGCTATATGCATTCAACAGGTGCTTCGGCATTTTTTATCGTTGTTTATTTACATATGTTCCGTGGTTTAATGTACGGTTCTTATCAAAAACCACGCGAATTGCTGTGGATTTTCGGTATGCTTATCTTCTTGGTGTTAATGGCAGAAGCCTTTATGGGCTACTTATTACCATGGGGTAATATGTCGTACTGGGGTGCACAGGTAATTATTTCTTTATTTGGTGCTATACCTCTTGTGGGTGAAGAGCTGACTATTTGGATCAAGGGTGATTATGTTATCTCTGGTGCGACACTAAACCGATTCTTCGCGCTACATGTTATTGCATTACCACTGGTATTATGTGTACTAGTGTTCTTACACATAATAGCGTTACACGAAGTAGGCTCTAATAACCCTGACGGTACTGACATTAAAAAGCCTAAAGGAAGTGTTCCAGAAGAAGAGCAAAGCAAGTTTACTTTCCATAAACAGTACACTAAAAAGTATGACATCGTTGATGCGATTCCTTTCCACCCTTATTACACGGTTAAAGACTTGGTTGCGGTAATCATTTTCTTGATTGGTTTTTCATGGGTTATGTTTTTTGCACCAGAGGGTGGTGGGTACTTTATTGAAGCACCAAACTTTGAGCCTGCTAACGGCTTAAAAACGCCTGAGCATATCGTGCCAGTATGGTATTTCGGACCATTCTTTACCATTCTAAGAGTGGTACCAGATAAGTTGTTTGGTATGATCACCATGTTTGCCGCTATTGGTATGTTATTCGCCTTACCTTGGTTTGACCGTGGTACGGTTAAATCAATTCGTTATCGTAGTAAAGCGCACTTACTTAACTTAACGCAATTTGCGATTAGTTTTATCGTGTTAGGTATTTTAGGTACAATGCCTGCAACTGATTTGGCGAATTTAATCGGCCGAATTGCAAGTTTAGGCTACTTTGGCTTCTTTATTTTACTGTGGTTTTACAGTAAAAATGAAAAGACCAAACCAGTACCAGAGAGGGTGACAGGATAA
- the petA gene encoding ubiquinol-cytochrome c reductase iron-sulfur subunit: MSNAPVNNSRRRFLTAATSVVGGVGAVGVAVPFIGSWNPSERAKAAGAPVEVNVGKIEPGQLIRAEWRGKPVYIVRRTDEAVKSLANHEDQLRDPKSAEPQQPDYAANEHRSIKPEIMVALGVCTHLGCAPTYRKGDFEEMVEGVKNGFYCPCHGSKFDMAGRVFSGVPAPLNLVVPEHSFPTDDTLLIGVSQGEA, encoded by the coding sequence ATGAGCAATGCGCCTGTGAATAACAGCCGTCGACGCTTTTTAACTGCGGCTACTTCGGTAGTTGGTGGTGTTGGCGCTGTCGGTGTTGCTGTGCCTTTCATTGGCTCCTGGAACCCAAGTGAGCGTGCGAAAGCCGCAGGGGCGCCAGTTGAGGTGAATGTAGGTAAAATTGAACCCGGTCAATTAATTCGTGCTGAATGGCGCGGTAAGCCAGTTTATATCGTGCGTCGTACTGATGAAGCGGTTAAATCGTTAGCAAATCATGAAGATCAGCTTCGTGATCCTAAATCTGCTGAACCACAACAGCCTGATTATGCTGCAAACGAACATCGCTCAATTAAGCCTGAAATTATGGTGGCGTTAGGTGTATGTACTCACTTAGGCTGCGCTCCAACGTATCGAAAAGGTGACTTTGAAGAGATGGTAGAAGGCGTTAAAAATGGTTTCTATTGTCCTTGTCACGGTTCTAAATTTGACATGGCAGGTCGTGTATTCTCTGGCGTTCCTGCACCGTTAAACTTAGTGGTTCCTGAGCATTCATTCCCAACAGATGACACCTTACTTATCGGTGTAAGCCAAGGAGAAGCGTAA